The following proteins are co-located in the Enoplosus armatus isolate fEnoArm2 chromosome 8, fEnoArm2.hap1, whole genome shotgun sequence genome:
- the hmga1a gene encoding high mobility group AT-hook 1a: MSDKGTVSPKEKEATEKRGRGRPRKQPQVKSSDEPSGSPTPKRPRGRPKGSKNKATGKGKKATAAPSTGGKRRGRPKKEEKEEKASQESSEEEEEEEEDQ; the protein is encoded by the exons ATGAGCGACAAGGGGACAGTCTCACCGAAAGAGAAGGAGGCAACAGAGAAGAGGGGGCGTGGAAGACCCCGCAAGCAGCCCCAGGTAAAGTCCTCTGAC GAACCAAGTGGGTCCCCTACTCCAAAGAGGCCCAGAGGACGGCCGAAgggcagcaaaaacaaggcAACCGGCAAGGGCAAA AAGGCAACAGCAGCCCCATCTACAGGGGGGAAACGCAGGGGAAGACCTAAGAAGGAG gagaaggaagaaaaggcaTCCCAGGAATcgtctgaggaggaagaggaagaagaagaggaccaGTAA